In the Styela clava chromosome 8, kaStyClav1.hap1.2, whole genome shotgun sequence genome, one interval contains:
- the LOC120345312 gene encoding protein unc-93 homolog A-like — protein MKNSRIKANLLYVSISFLLNESAYFALEGLQSSLNDKVGTQSLSTLYSSYVLTSLFLPSLAMNYLQSRKAMALATSAYAVYTIANFYPRWYTLIPAAVILGSSSSVLWSASRVYISDLAVAYAAQNKENHAKTTTKFFGVFFAIFSLSMVIGNVMSSVVFQLSSNVNTIAVKETVNISSITTVSYNAIASTYENISESNQYSLTCGLHNCDQTVGIAKPNDVMESSVQKNILYGLFSVFTVIQIGAVLILLLPADDAPKHGSIYNIELTDEEKTMEEIERESLFTNSQNLNNNHEKDGQTEVSNTIAQQVFATAKFLWFNNNAKLLIPISLHVGILQSFVFGQFTKYWVTCVLGIWYVGYVAAAFGLGSAVGSYAVGMLTKLAGRNLIMIGATLIEIGIAIALLIWEPEIANSTWLFFAVSGCYGILFAVHKTILTSVYTLFFPKDKKSASATFSIWDPLGTSIAYAIGGVICNKVFIIIMTSILVFGILLYIIAEYIDKMSKEKEAYNKEDNAEELKSSED, from the exons atgaagaaCAGTAGAATAAAAGCTAATCTTTTATATGTATCAATTTCGTTTTTATTGAATGAGAGTGCATACTTTGCACTGGAAG gCCTTCAAAGCAGTTTGAATGATAAAGTTGGAACTCAGTCATTGAGTACATTATACTCATCATATGTTTTGACGTCATTATTTCTTCCTTCATTGGCAATGAATTACTTGCAAAGTCGAAAAGCAATGGCACTGGCAACTTCAGCCTATGCAGTTTATACTATTG CAAATTTCTATCCTCGTTGGTACACATTGATACCCGCAGCTGTAATACTTGGATCATCAAGTTCAGTACTATGGTCAGCAAGCAGAGTTTATATCAGTGATTTGGCAGTTGCTTATGCCGCCCAAAACAAGGAGAACCAcgcaaaaacaacaacaaaattttttggaGTTTTCTTTGCAATTTTCTCACTATCTATGGTAATTGGAAATGTGATGtcttcagttgtgtttcaactATCAAGCAATGTTAATACAATAGCAGTAAAAGAAACAGTCAATATTTCGTCCATAACCACAGTGAGTTATAACGCGATTGCCTCAacatatgaaaatatttcagaatcaaaCCAATACAGTCTAACATGTGGTTTACATAACTGTGATCAAACTGTAGGTATCGCAAAACCAAATGATGTGATGGAGTCGAGTGtacaaaaaaatatactttACGGTTTGTTCTCTGTGTTTACTGTAATTCAAATCGGGGCAGTTTTGATTCTATTACTGCCAGCTGATGATGCCCCAAAGCATGGCAgcatatataatattgaattaaCTGACGAAGAAAAAACGATGGAAGAGATAGAAAGGGAAAGTTTATTCACAAActcacaaaatttgaataataatcaTGAAAAAGACGGACAGACAGAAGTTTCTAACACGATTGCACAGCAG GTATTTGCAACAGCAAAATTTTTGTGGTTCAACAATAATGCAAAATTGTTGATTCCAATCTCACTTCATGTTGGAATTTTGCAATCATTCGTATTCGgacaatttacaaaatattggGTAACTTGTGTACTAG gAATATGGTACGTTGGATATGTTGCTGCAGCTTTTGGACTCGGTTCTGCAGTAGGTAGTTATGCTGTTGGAATGCTAACCAAATTAGCAGGAAGAAATTTAATTATGATCGGAGCCACTTTGATAGAAATTGGAATCGCTATTGCGTTGCTCATCTGGGAACCAGAAATT GCAAATTCAACATGGTTATTTTTTGCTGTATCTGGGTGTTATGGTATACTTTTTGCAGTCCACAAGACTATCTTGACATCAGTTTATACCTTGTTCTTTCCAAAAGATAAGAAATCGGCCAGTGCAACTTTTTCAATATGGGATCCATTAGGAACTTCCATTGCTTATGCTATAGGTGGGGTAATATGCAACAAggtatttataataataatgacTAGCATTCTTGTATTCGGAATTTTGCTTTATATAATTGCTGAATATATCGACAAAATGTCAAAAGAAAAGGAGGCATACAACAAAGAGGACAATGCTGAAGAACTGAAGTCATCAGAAGACTGA